The Glycine max cultivar Williams 82 chromosome 12, Glycine_max_v4.0, whole genome shotgun sequence genome window below encodes:
- the LOC100792874 gene encoding E3 ubiquitin-protein ligase RDUF2, with amino-acid sequence MNLDTQPGTPSYWCYSCTRFVHLSVQATIACPHCQSGFVEEIRAGAEASPRHRLSPFPDDPLSFRRQGFRRRRREGAGNRSPFNPVIVLRGPGDDSAAADHDGASTFELFYDDGDGTGLRPLPPTMSEFLLGSGFDRLLEQFAQMEMNGFGRPENPPTSKAAIESMPTVEIGETHVETDAHCAVCKEVFELHAEARELPCKHIYHSECILPWLSMRNSCPVCRHELPSDLETRVPSQIDEEAIGLTIWRLPGGGFAVGRFSGGRRTGESHLPVVYTEMDGGLNTNGGAPRRISRSVRSNRVRESRGFGRVFRNFFSFFGRIGSRNSSSSSEHGSVSRSRSHVSSMFNRSSRRHSRTWVMDD; translated from the coding sequence ATGAATTTGGATACGCAACCCGGAACGCCGTCGTATTGGTGCTACAGCTGCACTCGTTTCGTGCACCTCTCTGTCCAAGCCACCATCGCCTGCCCCCACTGTCAAAGCGGTTTCGTCGAAGAGATCCGCGCCGGCGCCGAAGCCTCGCCACGCCACCGTCTAAGTCCTTTCCCTGACGATCCCCTTTCTTTCCGGCGACAGGGCTTCCGCCGCCGTAGGAGAGAAGGTGCCGGCAACCGCTCCCCGTTCAACCCCGTCATCGTCCTCCGCGGCCCCGGCGACGACTCCGCCGCCGCCGACCACGACGGTGCCAGCACGTTCGAGCTCTTCTACGACGACGGCGATGGCACCGGCCTCCGCCCCCTCCCTCCCACCATGTCGGAGTTCCTCCTCGGCTCCGGCTTCGACCGGTTACTGGAACAGTTTGCGCAGATGGAGATGAACGGCTTCGGCCGGCCGGAGAATCCGCCGACGTCGAAGGCGGCGATCGAGTCCATGCCGACGGTCGAGATCGGCGAAACTCACGTCGAAACCGACGCGCACTGCGCCGTGTGCAAAGAAGTGTTTGAGCTCCACGCGGAGGCGCGTGAGTTGCCGTGCAAGCACATCTACCACTCCGAGTGCATCCTCCCGTGGCTCTCGATGCGGAACTCGTGCCCGGTGTGCCGCCACGAGCTTCCTTCCGATTTGGAAACTAGAGTTCCGAGCCAGATCGACGAGGAAGCGATAGGATTAACGATTTGGAGGCTTCCAGGAGGCGGATTCGCCGTAGGGCGATTCTCCGGCGGCCGGAGAACCGGGGAGAGTCATTTGCCGGTGGTGTACACGGAGATGGACGGTGGACTTAACACAAATGGTGGTGCTCCTAGGAGAATTTCTCGTTCTGTTAGAAGCAATAGGGTTAGGGAAAGTCGAGGGTTTGGTAGAGTTTTTCgcaatttcttttcattctttggAAGAATTGGTTCTAgaaactcttcttcttcttctgaacATGGGTCTGTGAGTAGAAGCCGTAGTCACGTGAGTTCAATGTTCAATAGAAGCTCGCGGAGACATAGCAGGACTTGGGTTATGGATGATTGA
- the LOC100787039 gene encoding pumilio homolog 2, which produces MLSELGRRPMLGSNEGSFGDELEKEIGMLLREQRRQEADDRERELNIFRSGSAPPTVEGSLSAVGGLFAAGGGGGPATGAPAAFLEFRGAKDVNGIASEEELRSDPAYLSYYYSNVNLNPRLPPPLLSKEDWRFQQRLKGGASALGGIGDRRKVNRTDDNAGRLLFATPPGFNMRKLESEVDNEKTRGSAEWGGDGLIGLPGLGLSKQKSFAEFFQDDLGHNTSITRLPSRPASRNAFDENDIISSAEPELAHVRRESTPTDALRSGSNVQGSSAAQNVGLPASYSYAAAVGSSLSRSTTPDPQLIARAPSPCITPIGGGRAIASDKRAIANPDAFNGVSSGINESADLVAALSVMNLSADDVLDGENHFPSQVESDVDSHQRYLFGRQGGQDHGKQQAYLKKSESAHLQNSSKSSRSGSGLNNPSLDRQVELQKSTVPSNNSYFKGSPTSHFSGGGSMPPQYQPLDGTNSSFTNYGMSGYAGNPALASLMTNQLGTGNLPPLFQNVAAASAMAAPGMDSRILGCGLASGTAAPSDVHNLGRMGNQIQGSALQAPFVDPMYLQYLRTSEFAAAQLAALNDPSVDRNYLGNSYMNLLELQKAYLGSVLSPQKSQYNVPPGGKSGSFTPHGYYGNPAYGAGLSYPGSPMANSVVSTSPVGSGSPVRHNELNMHFASGMRNLAGVMGPWHVDNENIDESFASSLLEEFKSNKTKCFELSEIAGHVVEFSADQYGSRFIQQKLETATTEEKNMVYQEIMPHALALMTDVFGNYVVQKFFEHGLASQRRELANKLLGHVLTLSLQMYGCRVIQKAIEVVDLDQKIEMVQELDGNVMRCVRDQNGNHVIQKCIECVPEDAIHFIVSTFFDQVVTLSTHPYGCRVIQRVLEHCKDPTTQQKVMDEILGAVSMLAQDQYGNYVVQHVLEHGKPHERSSIIKELADKIVQMSQQKFASNVVEKCLTFGGPSERQLLVSQMLGTTDENEPLQAMMKDQFANYVVQKVLETCDDQQRELILSRIKVHLNALKKYTYGKHIVSRVEKLVAAGERRIAAQAPPQPA; this is translated from the exons atgttgtcTGAATTGGGAAGAAGACCTATGCTTGGAAGTAACGAGGGTTCTTTTGGTGATGAATTGGAGAAAGAGATAGGGATGTTACTTCGTGAGCAACGCAGACAAGAGGCTGATGATCGTGAGCGAGAGCTTAATATTTTTAGGAGTGGATCGGCACCTCCAACTGTGGAGGGTTCTTTGAGTGCCGTTGGAGGGTTGTTTGCtgctggtggtggtggtggtccTGCTACTGGTGCTCCTGCTGCCTTTTTGGAGTTTCGAGGAGCGAAGGATGTGAATGGGATTGCTTCTGAGGAAGAGCTTAGGTCTGATCCAGCGTATCTTTCATACTACTACTCCAATGTGAATTTGAATCCTAGGCTGCCACCTCCTTTGCTGTCAAAGGAGGATTGGAGATTTCAACAAAGACTTAAAGGTGGAGCTTCTGCTCTAGGTGGAATTGGAGATAGGAGGAAAGTGAACAGGACTGATGATAATGCTGGAAGATTGCTTTTTGCTACCCCACCAGGTTTTAACATGAGGAAACTAGAGAGTGAGGTGGATAATGAAAAAACAAGAGGTTCGGCCGAGTGGGGTGGTGATGGACTGATTGGTTTGCCTGGACTAGGGCTGAGCAAACAGAAGAGCTTTGCAGAATTTTTTCAG GATGATTTGGGGCATAATACCTCTATCACACGCCTTCCTTCTCGCCCAGCCAGTCGTAATGCATTTGATGAAAATGATATCATTAGTTCTGCTGAACCAGAGTTGGCTCATGTACGTCGTGAGTCCACTCCCACTGATGCACTAAGGTCAGGATCAAATGTTCAAGGATCATCTGCAGCCCAAAATGTTGGCTTACCAGCTTCATATTCTTATGCTGCTGCAGTAGGATCTTCCTTGTCAAGAAGCACTACTCCTGATCCACAACTTATTGCTAGGGCTCCCAGTCCCTGCATCACTCCCATTGGTGGCGGCAGAGCCATTGCTTCTGACAAGAGAGCTATTGCCAATCCAGATGCATTTAATGGTGTTTCATCTGGCATCAATGAGTCAGCAGATCTTGTGGCTGCATTATCAGTGATGAACTTGTCAGCAGATGATGTGTTAGATGGTGAAAACCATTTCCCATCACAAGTTGAATCAGATGTAGATAGTCATCAGAGATATCTTTTTGGTAGGCAAGGTGGTCAGGATCATGGGAAGCAACAGGCTTATTTAAAGAAATCTGAATCAGCACACTTGCAAAATTCAAGTAAGAGCAGCAGGAGTGGATCAGGTCTCAACAATCCATCCTTGGATAGGCAGGTTGAGCTACAAAAGTCTACTGTTCCTTCCAATAACTCATACTTCAAAGGATCGCCTACCTCCCATTTTAGTGGAGGAGGAAGTATGCCACCTCAGTACCAGCCTTTAGATGGTACAAATTCATCATTTACTAACTATGGTATGAGTGGCTATGCTGGAAATCCAGCATTGGCATCCTTGATGACTAACCAACTAGGCACTGGTAATCTGCCACCCTTGTTTCAAAATGTTGCTGCGGCATCAGCAATGGCTGCCCCTGGAATGGACTCGAGAATTCTTGGATGTGGTTTGGCTTCTGGAACTGCTGCTCCATCTGATGTGCATAATCTTGGTAGGATGGGAAATCAAATTCAAGGCAGTGCTCTTCAGGCTCCTTTTGTCGATCCCATGTATCTTCAGTACCTGAGGACGTCTGAGTTTGCTGCAGCACAACTTGCTGCTCTCAATGACCCCTCTGTGGACAGGAACTACTTGGGCAATTCATACATGAATTTGCTTGAGCTCCAGAAAGCTTATCTTGGGTCTGTCCTCTCACCTCAGAAATCCCAATACAATGTACCGCCGGGTGGTAAATCAGGCAGCTTCACTCCTCATGGTTATTATGGAAATCCTGCATATGGTGCTGGGTTGTCTTACCCAGGAAGTCCTATGGCAAACTCTGTTGTGTCCACTTCTCCAGTTGGATCTGGAAGTCCTGTTAGGCACAATGAACTGAATATGCATTTTGCTTCTGGAATGAGGAATTTAGCTGGGGTCATGGGACCTTGGCATGTAGATAATGAGAACATTGATGAAAGTTTTGCTTCTTCTCTGTTGGAAGAGTTTAAAAGCAATAAAACGAAGTGTTTTGAGCTGTCTGAAATTGCTGGTCATGTTGTTGAATTCAG TGCGGATCAATACGGGAGTCGATTTATTCAACAAAAGCTTGAAACAGCTActacagaagaaaaaaacatggtTTATCAGGAAATCATGCCACATGCCCTTGCTTTGATGACTGATGTCTTTGGTAATTATGTGGTTCAAAAG TTTTTTGAGCATGGACTTGCATCCCAGAGAAGAGAATTAGCCAACAAACTTCTTGGCCATGTTCTGACACTTAGCCTTCAAATGTATGGTTGCCGTGTCATCCAGAAG GCCATCGAAGTTGTTGATCTGGATCAGAAGATAGAGATGGTTCAAGAGCTTGATGGTAATGTTATGCGCTGTGTACGTGATCAGAATGGTAATCATGTCATTCAGAAGTGTATTGAATGTGTCCCTGAAGATGCAATCCACTTTATTGTGTCAACATTTTTTGATCAAGTTGTGACACTCTCAACCCATCCATATGGTTGCCGGGTGATACAG CGAGTGCTGGAACACTGCAAAGACCCTACAACACAACAGAAAGTTATGGATGAAATTTTAGGAGCAGTTAGCATGTTAGCTCAGGATCAGTATGGCAACTACGTTGTTcag CATGTGCTGGAACATGGGAAGCCTCATGAGCGTTCTTCTATAATAAAGGAATTAGCAGACAAGATAGTGCAAATGAGTCAACAGAAGTTTGCCTCCAATGTTGTGGAGAAATGTTTGACCTTTGGAGGTCCTTCTGAACGCCAATTACTAGTGAGTCAGATGCTTGGCACCACAGATGAAAACGAACCTCTTCAG GCGATGATGAAAGATCAATTTGCAAATTACGTTGTACAAAAGGTGCTGGAAACTTGTGATGATCAACAGCGCGAGCTGATTCTTTCCCGAATTAAGGTTCATTTGAATGCATTGAAAAAGTACACCTATGGAAAGCACATTGTCTCTCGTGTAGAAAAACTTGTTGCAGCTGGAG AAAGGAGAATTGCTGCTCAGGCTCCTCCTCAACCCGCTTAG